A window from Chiroxiphia lanceolata isolate bChiLan1 chromosome 3, bChiLan1.pri, whole genome shotgun sequence encodes these proteins:
- the SPRTN gene encoding sprT-like domain-containing protein Spartan: protein MAEAMPEMEDEDFLFALKLQREWEEEDKAAAAEEAAAEEAAAAAAAAKRSDVPPYRASPRPMSVVDEAWELLDPSPDVHGLFVHFNQTLFWRKLEAVTVSWSPRMTSSAGICTYHEKSGLCSIRLSEPLLKLRPRKDLVETLLHEMIHALLFVTHNYKDRESHGPEFCKHMHRINRLTGAHVTIYHNFYDEVDVYRQHWWRCNGPCQNRGPYFGYVKRSMNRAPSAHDLWWDDHQKTCGGTFTKVKEPEKFSKKSKHKTETAKLPHFKSKNKGKTQMHGTQDLMPFSGMGYRLGGGDNVLSEKDTNASSSIGNSEAHGSQHHSAVRTRPIPKNEIKFEKLPHSGIFPLHTDDASEKINLTLKHEFPKLSVANTEDYENDSGLPARMAHIRELKSNQGSANNKRALPSPSRPPKQICLEQTTTAQVASEKKSLECVNTPQQWPKMEDKTAFEKYFIKKGGTGVTSSINTTMKTKAEFTQSSASSSNPVRQDKNVSCPVCETEVLESKINEHLDSCLA, encoded by the exons ATGGCGGAAGCTATGCCCGAGATGGAGGATGAGGATTTCTTGTTTGCGCTCAAGCTCCAGAGggagtgggaagaggaggatAAGGCAGCGGCAGCGGAGGAGGCGGCAGCGGAGGAggcggcagcggcagcagcagcagcaaaacgCTCCGATGTCCCGCCGTACCGCGCGTCCCCCCGCCCGATGTCGGTGGTGGACGAGGCGTGGGAGCTGCTGGACCCCAGCCCCGACGTGCACGGCCTGTTCGTGCACTTCAACCAGACGCTCTTCTGGAGGAAGCTGGAGGCTGTCACGGTGTCCTGGAGCCCCCGCATGACCAG ctctgctggaatCTGTACATATCATGAAAAAAGTGGATTGTGTTCCATTCGTCTGAGTGAGCCACTACTAAAGTTAAGACCAAGGAAGGATCTCGTTGAG ACACTGTTGCATGAAATGATCCATGCCCTGCTCTTTGTTACTCATAACTACAAAGATCGTGAATCTCATGGACCAGAGTTCTGCAAACACATGCATCGCATTAATCGCTTGACTGGAGCCCATGTCACA ATTTATCATAACTTTTATGATGAGGTTGATGTGTACCGCCAGCACTGGTGGCGATGCAATGGCCCCTGTCAAAACAGAGGACCTTACTTTGGGTATGTGAAGCGCTCGATGAACAGAGCACCCTCTGCACACGACCTCTGGTGGGATGACCATCAAAAGACATGTGGGGGCACATTCACAAAAGTGAAAGAGCCAGAGAAGTTCTCCAAGAAATCAAAGCATAAAACTGAGACAGCAAAACTTCCACATTTCAAGTCAAAGAACAaag GCAAGACACAAATGCATGGTACTCAAGATCTGATGCCTTTTAGTGGAATGGGTTACCGGCTTGGAGGAGGAGACAATGTACTTTCAGAAAAAGACACAAatgccagcagcagcattgGAAACAGTGAAGCACATGGTTCACAGCATCATTCAGCAGTAAGGACAAGACCAATCCctaaaaatgagataaaatttgaaaaattaccCCATAGTGGCATCTTTCCACTTCATACCGATGATGCCAGTGAGAAGATCAACTTAACTTTAAAGCATGAGTTTCCTAAACTCTCCGTTGCTAACACAGAAGATTACGAGAATGATAGTGGATTGCCTGCTAGAATGGCTCATATTAGGGAATTAAAATCAAACCAAGGCTCTGCAAATAACAAGAGGGCTCTGCCGTCTCCCAGCCGGCCACCCAAACAAATTTGTCTGGAGCAGACAACAACAGCTCAGGTTgcatctgagaaaaaaagcttAGAATGTGTTAATACACCACAGCAATGGCCAAAAATGGAAGACAAAACTGCCtttgaaaagtatttcattaaaaaagggGGTACTGGTGTCACTTCAAGTATAAATACAACTATGAAAACCAAAGCTGAATTTACACAGTCCTCTGCAAGTTCTAGCAATCCTGTGAGGCAAGATAAAAATGTCAGTTGTCCTGTCTGCGAAACTGAAGTTTTGGAatctaaaataaatgaacacCTTGATTCTTGTCTTGCATGA